AAGTCCTCGAGCGGGACGAGGCCGAGCCGGGCGCCGCTGATGCGATCTGTGGAGTACGTCATCAGGCCCGCGCCGATCATGAGGTTGTCGAAGATCGCCGTCAGCGCGAGGACCACCACAGCGGCGATCGCCACGGGGAGCGTCCAGCGCCGGAGCAGCTCCTTGCGGTCGCGGGAGACGGCGAGCGCGATGCCGAGGGCGACCGCCGCGACCGCGATGAACGCCAGGCTGAGCAGGAGGTAGGTCACCGCTCCTCCCCCCGCCGCTCCGAGACGCGGTCGAGCACCAGCCGGGCGCCGAAGATCAGCACCAGCGTGAGGTAGCAGAGGAAGACGAGGAAGAAGACCTCCTCCAGCGGCAGCTCGGGCGCGACCTCGATGCCGGTCATCGCGGGCGATTCGCCGCGCGCGAAGACACCGAGGGCGATGCCCGCCGCGTCCCAGGCGAGGAAGAACGCGAGACCGACGGCGAGGGTGATCGACGCACGGCGTGCGTCGCGCCAGAACACCAGCCGGAAGCGGCGGTCGAGCAGCACCATCGCGGCCAGCGCGACGAGCACGCACGCCAGGTAGGCGAGGCTCACGACACGGGCTCCGGGTGCGGGACGGGCCGCAGCGGCTCGGGCAGCGGGCCAGCGGTGAGGTCGCCGCGCAGCCGCTTCACGACCAGCTCAGCGCTGATCAGGCACATGGGCAGGCCGATGCCCGGGATGGTCGAGCACCCCGCGTAGTAGAGGTCGTCGACCCGCTTCGAGGCGTCGCCCGGGCGGAAGAAGGCGCTCTGCTGCAGCGTGTGCGCGGGGCCGAGCGCGCCTCCGCGCCAGGCGTTGAAGGAGGATGCGAAGTCGTCGGGACCGACCGTGCGGCGCAGGATGACCCGGTCGGCGAGGTCGGGCACGCCCGCCCAGGAGGCGATCTGCGCGATGGCTGCGTCGGCCGTGCGCTCGACCAGGCGGTCGCCGGCGCCGTCGATGCCGCCGGCGCCGATCGACACGTCCGCGGGAACGGGGACCAGCACGAACAGATTCTCGCAGCCGGCGGGCGCGACGGACGGGTCGGTCTGGCTCGGCTTGCACACGTACAGCGACGCCGGGTCGGGGATGCCGGGGTCGGCGCCGTAGATGCGCTCGAAGTTCGCGGCCCAGTCCGTGGTGAACAGGAGGTTGTGGTGGGTGAGCTGCGGCAGCCTCCCCTCGACGCCGAGCATCGCCAGCACCGCGCCGGGGCCCGGATCGCGGCGCTCCCAGGCGCTCTCGGGATGGCTGCGGAGCGCCGGCGGCAGCAGGCGGGTCTCGGTGAAGTGGAGGTCGGCGGCCGAGACGACCACGTCCGCCTCCACCTCGTGCAGTGCACCGTCGCGGCTGACGTACGCGACCCCTGTCGCGCGGGCACGCGCGTTGGAGAGCAGCGACCGCCCGGCGGGCGGTGCGGTGCGGATCGCGGTCACCCGGGCGCCGGTGATCAGCTGCGCGCCCGCCTGCTCGGCGAGCGCGGCGATCCGCTCGATCAGCGTCGTGAAGCCGCCCAGAGGGTAGCGGACCCCGTCGTCGAGGTCGAGGTGGCTCATGAGGCTGTACATGCTCGGCGCGCGGTCCGGCGAGGTGCCGAGGAAGACCGCGGGGTAG
The sequence above is a segment of the Leifsonia williamsii genome. Coding sequences within it:
- the crtI gene encoding phytoene desaturase family protein, yielding MNAAPAMKRVAVVGGGIAGLATAALLAREGHAVTLLEQNSDLGGRAGLWEHDGFRFDTGPSWYLMPEVFDHFFRLLGTSTAEQLDLVTLDPGYRVFAEDGRPPLDVRQSGEANRALFESVEPGAGAALDRYLAEAGETYRLAVDRFLYGTFASYRPLLSGEVVRRLGTLARLLLRSLESHAARTVDDVVLRQILGYPAVFLGTSPDRAPSMYSLMSHLDLDDGVRYPLGGFTTLIERIAALAEQAGAQLITGARVTAIRTAPPAGRSLLSNARARATGVAYVSRDGALHEVEADVVVSAADLHFTETRLLPPALRSHPESAWERRDPGPGAVLAMLGVEGRLPQLTHHNLLFTTDWAANFERIYGADPGIPDPASLYVCKPSQTDPSVAPAGCENLFVLVPVPADVSIGAGGIDGAGDRLVERTADAAIAQIASWAGVPDLADRVILRRTVGPDDFASSFNAWRGGALGPAHTLQQSAFFRPGDASKRVDDLYYAGCSTIPGIGLPMCLISAELVVKRLRGDLTAGPLPEPLRPVPHPEPVS
- a CDS encoding lycopene cyclase domain-containing protein is translated as MSLAYLACVLVALAAMVLLDRRFRLVFWRDARRASITLAVGLAFFLAWDAAGIALGVFARGESPAMTGIEVAPELPLEEVFFLVFLCYLTLVLIFGARLVLDRVSERRGEER
- a CDS encoding lycopene cyclase domain-containing protein — translated: MTYLLLSLAFIAVAAVALGIALAVSRDRKELLRRWTLPVAIAAVVVLALTAIFDNLMIGAGLMTYSTDRISGARLGLVPLEDFSYPLAALLLLPAVWLLLRRRRTRP